One genomic segment of Catalinimonas alkaloidigena includes these proteins:
- a CDS encoding substrate import-associated zinc metallohydrolase lipoprotein has protein sequence MKSIQYKALIFLMMVLASACYQEDPVEKEITQAEASTDPLDQLIQTRFLDEYGVAVRYRYVDRYVDPTKRVTPPRKELVEPVLDFLTRFWIEPYIQVENGEEFFKNHVPAEVILIGSFIFNDDGTVTLGTADSGARITLTEINNIDEEDPDWIFRQLGTIYHEFAHIIHQRYNLPANFQQISPQGYTSPGSWFNLTEDEALRRGFVSPYGTSSFNEDYAEIVAHILFEPDFYELYINEEEDCSDIACVERNEGKALIRSKYNMIIDHYEQSTGVDLLEVREIIQARL, from the coding sequence ATGAAAAGTATACAATATAAAGCGCTGATATTCTTGATGATGGTACTCGCTTCGGCTTGCTATCAGGAAGATCCGGTTGAGAAAGAAATCACCCAGGCAGAAGCCTCAACCGATCCCTTAGATCAGTTGATTCAGACCCGTTTTTTGGATGAGTATGGCGTTGCGGTTCGTTATCGCTATGTAGACCGCTATGTAGACCCTACCAAAAGGGTTACACCTCCGCGCAAGGAGTTGGTAGAACCGGTGCTGGACTTTCTTACCCGATTCTGGATTGAGCCTTATATTCAGGTAGAAAATGGGGAAGAATTTTTTAAGAACCATGTGCCTGCCGAGGTTATCCTGATAGGCTCTTTCATTTTTAATGATGATGGCACTGTGACATTGGGCACGGCAGATTCAGGAGCAAGGATCACTTTGACAGAAATTAATAATATTGATGAAGAAGATCCGGACTGGATTTTCCGGCAGTTAGGAACCATTTATCATGAGTTCGCCCACATCATTCACCAACGCTACAATCTTCCGGCAAATTTTCAGCAGATATCACCCCAGGGCTATACTTCACCCGGTTCCTGGTTTAACCTTACTGAAGATGAAGCCTTAAGACGTGGGTTTGTATCACCTTATGGAACCAGTTCGTTTAATGAAGATTATGCCGAAATAGTAGCTCATATTCTGTTTGAGCCTGACTTTTACGAACTTTATATCAACGAAGAAGAAGATTGTAGCGATATAGCATGTGTAGAGAGAAATGAAGGGAAAGCGTTGATTCGCAGTAAATACAATATGATTATAGATCATTATGAGCAGAGTACCGGGGTTGATCTTTTGGAGGTTAGGGAAATTATTCAAGCTAGACTTTAA
- a CDS encoding DUF4302 domain-containing protein, with the protein MRRILLAIGLTSLLMACQNDDNVFDESADERASMAITNLKSQLTAPAEGWLLRYRPENESGSYYVLLNFDEENNVRIRTDFGINDGEFYDQTITYRIDNSLGLELIFENYSFFSFLFELDNASFLAEYEFNYVNETPDGALVFRSKTDPSSPTTLVFEPATGNEEANLLGKELSNNLNMLSENALARFATSYRLSYSNRDIVIYLSFESFLRTINFTFVSPDGSEEGQELDFATSYTVENDKIILDEAFSGNFFGQEISIPSISFGELSDVDLTVCGETTEINEYSASINSAPAVLENAIFDPNGANLFEKAEFFFSVNQNIFDESGSLGAQIEEDVEGSLAMILYYDQTPSDPFYALGFFIVNESGTVTRALREFTPTLDGNQLKLEYADDFTVLQDTTGTFNEANVDKYLNWFNEGEGVRIYKVDDNVYELYNTCNDMSFVFLYNQ; encoded by the coding sequence ATGAGGAGAATTTTATTGGCGATAGGCCTTACTAGCCTGCTGATGGCTTGTCAGAATGATGATAATGTATTTGATGAAAGTGCGGACGAGCGTGCTTCCATGGCAATTACAAATTTGAAATCTCAGCTGACCGCACCTGCCGAGGGTTGGCTGTTGCGTTACAGACCGGAGAATGAATCCGGAAGCTATTATGTGTTGCTAAATTTTGATGAAGAAAATAATGTGCGTATCAGGACGGATTTCGGTATTAATGATGGAGAGTTTTACGACCAGACCATTACCTACAGGATTGATAATTCACTCGGGCTTGAACTAATCTTTGAAAATTATTCATTCTTCAGTTTTCTCTTTGAACTTGACAATGCCTCTTTTCTGGCAGAGTATGAGTTCAATTATGTAAACGAAACCCCGGATGGAGCATTGGTTTTCAGAAGTAAGACAGACCCCTCATCTCCTACAACTTTGGTTTTTGAACCCGCCACCGGGAATGAAGAAGCTAATTTATTGGGCAAAGAATTATCCAATAACTTAAACATGCTTTCAGAAAATGCCTTAGCCAGATTTGCTACTTCTTACCGCCTCAGCTATTCTAACCGCGATATCGTAATCTATCTATCTTTTGAGAGCTTCCTGCGTACCATCAACTTTACTTTTGTATCCCCTGATGGTTCTGAGGAAGGGCAGGAGCTTGACTTTGCTACCTCTTATACAGTGGAGAATGATAAAATTATCTTGGACGAAGCTTTCTCAGGCAACTTCTTCGGACAGGAAATATCTATTCCCAGTATCAGTTTTGGTGAACTTAGCGATGTGGATTTGACAGTTTGCGGAGAAACTACTGAAATCAATGAATATAGCGCCTCTATCAATTCAGCACCTGCAGTTTTGGAAAATGCAATCTTCGACCCCAACGGAGCGAATTTGTTTGAAAAAGCTGAGTTTTTCTTTAGCGTTAATCAGAACATATTTGATGAGAGCGGCTCACTAGGGGCACAAATTGAAGAAGATGTTGAAGGGTCTCTGGCGATGATTTTATACTATGACCAAACACCATCTGACCCTTTTTACGCTTTAGGTTTTTTTATTGTAAATGAAAGTGGTACAGTAACTCGTGCGCTGAGAGAGTTTACGCCTACACTTGATGGCAATCAATTAAAACTGGAGTATGCAGATGATTTTACGGTATTACAAGACACTACTGGTACCTTCAATGAAGCGAATGTAGACAAATACCTGAATTGGTTCAATGAAGGTGAAGGTGTACGTATTTACAAAGTAGATGATAATGTTTACGAGCTTTATAATACCTGTAATGACATGAGTTTTGTCTTCCTGTATAACCAATAA
- a CDS encoding lactonase family protein → MKITFFLITCTLLTLHFSANSQSSDKELFYVGTYSDRGSKGIYVLEFDRATAQFNELQTVSDKQSPSFLAIHPNGKFLYAVYREGMNEDDKSGTVTAFRINSESGELSKLNEQSSHGAGPCHVSIDPMGKLAYVSNYGGGNISVYPINPDGSLGMATDMVQYEGSSVNPNRQQEPHTHSAIPSENGDWLYVSDLGMDKIMIYQPDRKTGKLSPAKTPYAASTPGAGPRHFTIHPNGKLAFSMEELSSTIAAYTVDQKTGALKATDRVPTLPEGTEVQNTTADIHVSPDGKFVYASNRGHDSIAIYGIDADTGKLSYVGHESSGGAHPRNFCMDSQGEFVFVANRDNDNVVVFERDANTGKLSPRGNEAHIPAAVCIQQLHLP, encoded by the coding sequence TGCACTTTAGCGCAAATTCCCAGTCTTCTGACAAGGAGTTGTTTTATGTGGGCACCTATTCTGATCGCGGTAGCAAAGGTATTTACGTACTGGAATTTGACAGAGCTACTGCCCAGTTCAACGAATTACAGACTGTTTCAGATAAACAAAGTCCCTCGTTTCTGGCAATCCATCCTAACGGTAAATTTCTTTACGCAGTGTATCGGGAGGGCATGAATGAAGATGATAAAAGCGGAACGGTCACTGCTTTTCGTATCAATAGTGAGAGTGGAGAGCTAAGCAAACTAAACGAACAATCGTCGCACGGAGCAGGACCTTGTCATGTAAGCATTGACCCCATGGGTAAACTGGCGTATGTCTCCAATTACGGTGGAGGAAACATTTCGGTCTACCCGATAAACCCTGACGGAAGCCTGGGAATGGCCACCGATATGGTTCAGTACGAGGGAAGCAGCGTAAACCCTAATCGTCAGCAGGAGCCGCATACGCATTCTGCTATTCCTTCAGAAAATGGGGACTGGCTTTATGTTTCTGACCTGGGCATGGACAAAATCATGATCTATCAGCCTGATCGTAAAACGGGTAAGCTCAGTCCTGCTAAAACTCCCTACGCTGCCAGTACGCCTGGTGCCGGGCCGAGGCACTTTACAATTCATCCTAATGGTAAACTGGCGTTTTCTATGGAAGAATTATCTTCTACTATCGCGGCTTATACAGTGGATCAAAAAACCGGCGCCCTAAAAGCAACAGACCGGGTACCTACTTTGCCGGAAGGCACTGAGGTTCAAAATACTACCGCCGATATCCATGTTTCTCCTGATGGTAAATTTGTTTATGCTTCAAACCGGGGGCATGACAGTATTGCGATTTATGGGATTGATGCTGACACAGGTAAATTATCTTATGTAGGCCATGAAAGTTCAGGGGGAGCACACCCCAGAAATTTTTGTATGGATAGCCAGGGGGAATTTGTTTTCGTAGCTAACCGTGACAATGATAATGTGGTGGTTTTTGAGCGAGATGCAAATACCGGAAAACTAAGCCCAAGGGGGAACGAAGCTCATATACCTGCCGCTGTTTGTATTCAGCAGTTACATTTACCTTAA